AGGAGTATAAGGCAAGCAAGAGGTGTTATGTTTTCTTTGAAAGGTTTTCCTCATAGGAATGCCTGCTGTTACTTCACAGTTATAACAGAAGCACTGCTTAGTCTCCACGTTCTCTTTATACCCATTATGATTGTCATTAATGTCACATGTGGAGCAGTTTTGAATATGTACTTTTATTTTTTATCTAGAACTAGAGAAATTCATTCTGATGGTTGGATCTGTTGAGTATTAGAATTCTTTCCTTTTACCTCTGCCACCTTGATCTGAATCTTGTCTATATTTCTGGATAAAGCCTTCTACAATTTCAAGCTTTAGCTTTGAAGTAAAGAGTTTCATTCAAATTAAGTTCAGTTATAAATAGATACTGATCCAGAGTACAAAATTGTCAATGATTGACACTAAATTGGAATTTACATTTACTAACAGTATCGCAATAATTAACTTTTCCTCAGTATAGcaatcaaccaccctcaccctaacTCTTAACATGGCACTATTCATACAGCACAACTTTAGAAGAGACGATGACTGCACTGCACCATAGAATGACACAATTGACTTTATGTCAGATAAATTATGTTCTTTTTGAGTTAATGAGGCTGTCAAGGTACACTTGGTGGTGCACTGATCTGACCTTCATGGTGTTGATTTCTGTAATTCTTGCACTCCTGGACACTTGTGATTAAAACGTAGTCATTTTCTTTGTGTCTCCTGTGATTAAGCAGTTCGGGGGTCAAAGTgctccagccagtggagaatcTCACCTGGTCCCCTCGAGTGTTAGGAACATACCATTCCTTAGTACGTCGAAAAATGTTTTTTGGGAATCAGGTTTTTTATGCCTTTCCATGGCCCACCGGGATCCTCACTGCAACTTGGAGGGGCGGGACGTAATCTCTCAGGCAGGTCCCACACCTCTGAGAACGCATTGCCCTTTTTAAAAAGTGCTCCAATCTCCATGAGCTGCTGCAGTAGCCGCTtcccccccgccagccccccaaGCCCTCCCTGCCAACTGCAGGCAGGGCACCAGTCCATCCTAAGCTctgacaatgcccccccccctctcacaaccCCTCTTGATCTCCCTAGGCCCCACTTCAGCCCCCCCTCAGAACCCCCTTCAGACCCTGCaacttggcagtaccaacctgagTCATTGCAGATTGAGAAGTGGCAAGGTGGTAAGAAGCACCCAATAATTGCTGCCAGGGTGTCAAAGGGTGCCTTTCATGGGTGGTGGGAGGTCAACGTTTGTGCTGGAGGGTCTCGGAACAGGGGTTTTCCCTGGGATCGGGCTCCATTGACTGCTCTCCCTATGCAGCGTTTAAACCCATTAAGTAGTCACTCACTATGTAAAAGTTAAAATTTTCACATAATTAAGAGAAAgtgtgaacaaacaaagaacagagaaaattacagcacaggaacaggcccttcggccctccaagcctgtgccgatcatgctggcccgtctaaactaaaatcttctgcacttccggggtccgtatccctctattttcatcctattcatgtatttgtcaagatgccccttaaacgtcactatcgaccctgctttcaccacctcctccggcagtgagttccaggcacccactgatgtgttgggtgttctggatcacataccggtcaccaacatttgaaatagtgcaactctattttattaaaccatcaactgtttaaacatactcagactgtggattaatacgatactagctttaactaaagacctttgcctggtcataaccagtcgatgcactcagcacatggtgaatgtttgtgttgcaggctgtgagctctgtcctctgtCCTCCCTgccactcgaatgagcgggaactctgatgccccctgtctttatcatgcgtgtgctttcactggtgattggctgcggtgttgtgtatgttgattggtcccactgtgtgtccatcagtgtgtgtgtctgcaccatgatatgctggtgtatattatgacgtccctccttttataaaaaaatgtgcctgcgtgacaataaatagagtatggtgaatgttcctgattatgtgtgtgcgaaatatttacaggactatgtacataaaaactaagctatttacatgggaaggtgcctggtgcagaaaaacagtgtgtcacaagaataacgagatgaacactatatacaaaccacttgaatgattaaactgAAGAACAGAACAGATCATATAGTCcaaaagtccacaaagttcacaaattaagtctctgaggtgggcgacaaattctggttgaccacctcaagggtgggtcggcagccgtcggctgaggagcgagctggactgcgtcagagtgaggaggatgcagagtgaccggaatctcagcatagtccaggtcaggggcaacaggagggcgtggcaatggtggaggatcacgtagcgagcgcggaacgagacgaagggcatgtcgATTGCGGCGCGGAATGGAGCCGTcctgcagacgaaccaggaacgagtggggagccacctgccgaagaaccacagcagttgcagaccagccaccatctggaaggtggatgcggacattgtcatctggagccagagcagggagatcagctgcacgggcgccatgagccgccttgtgctgtgcatgagacagttgcattcgttgaaggaccggaacgtggtcgaggtctgggacgtgaatggatggcaccgtcgtcctcagggtgcgacccatgagcagctgggctggcgacaggccagtggacagtggggccgagtgataggccagcagggcgaggtagaagttggatcccgcatcggcagccttgcagaggagccgttttactatgtggacgcccttctccactttgccgttggatttggcatacaggggactggatgtcacatgcacaaagttgtacctgttgacaaagttggaccattcctggctcgcatagcaggggccattgtccgacatcacagtgagtgggatgccgtgtcgagcaaaggtgtccttataggcacgaatgactgcagacgatgtgatgtcgtgtaaacgtaccacctccggggagttagaaaaatagtctacaatcagaacatagtccctgcccagcgcgtggaagaggtcgattccgaccttggagcaaggtgacgtgaccaactcatgggctgtagggtttcacgtggttgggccggctggaaacactgacaggtggggcagttgagcactgtgttggcgatgtcgtcattgatgccgggccagtaccctgcctctcgggcccgtcggtggcaattctccacaccaagatggccctcgtgtagctgttccaagacgagctggcgcatgctgtgcgggatgacaatgcggtccagtttcaggagaacaccattaaCTACCGTCAGATCATCAAgatgttgtagaattgcgggcattggcccttgagccacccgtctgttaggtggcgcatgacacgctgtagcagggggtcagccgctgtcttgcggtgaatttggacgaggcgtgcatccgtggcaggtagattggaggccacgaaggctacatgggcgtcaacttggcagacaaattccgctgggtcacacggagtgttgactgccctggagagagcgtcggcaatgattaggtctttgcccggggtgtataccagctggaagtcgtatcgccagagcttgagcagaatgcgctggaggcgaggcgtcatgtcgttcaagtctttttgtattatgttgaccagcgggcgatggtcggtctcaacggtgaattggggaaggccgtacacataatcatgaaacttgacgacaccggtcaacaggcccaggcattccttttccatctgagcatagcgctgttccgtgggggtcatggcacattacgcatatgcaatgggggcccatgatgaggcctcatcgcgttgcaggagcactgccccaatgccagattggctggcatcggtcaaaatttttgtctctttcgctggataaaaaaaagccaataccggggccgtggtgagtttggttttgagttctctccattcgcgctcttgggcaggaagccattggaagtctgtcgtcttcctgaccaggttcctgagagccgtggtatgagaggcgaggttagggatgaacttccctaggaagttgaccatgcccagaaatcggaggaccgccttcttgtcctctggcattttcatagctgtgatagcagccaccttgtccgcatccggtcgCACACCCAACTGAGATGTGGTCCcctgggaacttgagttccgtctgaccaaaggggcatttggctctgttgagacgtaggccctgctcccgtatgcgtttgaacacgactgacatgctcctgaggggtggtggaccaaatgattatgtcatcgacatagacgtgaacaccttcaatgccttccatcatttgttccatgatcctgtggagcacttctgaagccgatatgattccaaacggcatcctgttgtaacaatatctgccaaaggggacgttgaaggtacacagtttcctgctggatttgtcgagctggatttgccagaatcctttcgcggCATAgcatagcatagaatttacagtgcagaaggaggccattcggcccatcgagtctgcaccagctcttggaaagagcaccctacccaaggtcaacaactccaccctatccccacaaccctgcaacccaacccaacactaagggcaatgttggacactaagggcaatttatcacgactgatccacctaacctgcacatctttggattgtgggcggaaaccagagcacccggaggaaacccacgcacacacggggaggacgtacagactccgcacagacactgacccaagccagaatcgcacctgggaccctggagctgtgaagcaattgtgctatccacaatgctaccgtgctgcccaaagacgtcgagtttggcgcgagccatctcgcatgtgatctcttcgcacttggggattggataatgctccctcatgatattgagattcagatccttgggatcaatgcaaattctgagctcgctggaaggcttttttacacacaccatggaactggcccagtcggttggttccgtaactccggAGATCactccctggtcttggaggtcctgcagctgctgcttgaggcggtccttgaggggtgctgggactctgcgaggtacatgcaccacaggtgtggcgttctgtttgagtaagatcttgtaagtatatgggagcgtgcccatgccttcgaagacgttgcggtgctggtcaatgatggcgtcgagttgcgccctgaagtcagcgtcctgaaaggcagacgtgtcaacaGGAGGAGAGAGtggactctttgaacgaggttcagcagcttgaacgcctgtgcgccaagcagagagtccttcgaggagcccacgatctcgaaaggaaggatggcttttcgtgacttgtgcgtcacttcaagttggcacgagccggtagcaggaatgatgttgccattgtagtccaattgctggcaggccgatggaagaatggttggtttgacatgaaggctttggaaagcagaccacgccatgagattggcggaggcaccagtgtccaggcggaatcgtatttgggaccggttgaccgtcagggtggcacaccactcatcgtctggatcgatactgtatgccgacagcggctggtgtctttgcttcggggacagcctgttttttgtcacaacaccgactcaaaaaggcgccttcgggtcctcggtgtcactgctgtgtgggaggtctgcatcggattcggtgaccgtgggttgaattgcccgaacattcctgcgaggctggctgaagcgatatgaattggaaggctgagctgctcgacagcaggcagcatagtggccaagtcttccacatcgtaggcattgtcgagatgttacggggcattgccgctttaaatgggcggagccacagttgccgcacttcgtgacatcagcacgttcgctgcgccaccgtgcatgcgcggtgcggtcgtacgtggtgcgcacctgcgcattacttTCCTCAACGTCGctgtccccttgtttggtgcgtacaagcatgggagtccgcgaaaagtgcgcgaaatggccgccctcatcctggaggtgctcaatcacttggacccgttccgcctcgtggggaccttgccggccgtttcagccgcttggatatgggaataccgactcatggcgttttcatgtaagacccaggtctcgatggcggtcgctagggtgagttgctttactttgaggatctgctgacgtagggggtccgactgaacaccgaaaacgatcttgtcacgtatcatggagtcggaggtgggcccgtagctgcaagattgcgcaaggatgcggaggtgcgttagaaaggattggaaaggttcacccttaacctgcaaacgctgttggaacacgtagcactcaaaactttcattcacctctacgctgcagtgagtgtcaaacttgaggaggaccgtcttgaactttgttttatcttcataatccgcaaaggtgagagaattgaaaatgtggatggcatggttcccggccgtggataggaggagagcaatcttcctggtatccgaggcgtcctccctgtccatggcttcgaggaagagctggaagcgctgtttgaaaatcttccagttggccccgaggctgCCAGTGATGcgaagcggcggcggcgggctgatgttgtccatgttgcaggatgacggaatgctggcggaaggcagatcacttgcaagtaggtctaagaagtgctagtatcccaccacccctggtatcatgatgtgttgggtgttctggatcacatacaggtcaccaacacttgaaatagtgcaacactattttattaaaccatcaactgtttaaacatactcagactgtgggttaatacgatactaactttaactaaagacctttgcctggtcctaaccagtcgatgcactcatcacatggtgaatgtctgtgttgcaggctgtgagctctgtcctcctagctagctgctactcgaaagagcgggaactctgatactctgatgccccctgtctttatagtgcgtgtgctctcactggtcattggctgcagtgttgtgtatgttgattggtcccactgtgtgtccatcagtgtgtgtgtctgcaccatgatatgctggtgtatattatgacacccactaccctctgtgtaaaaaacttgcctcgtacatctcctctaaaccttgcccctcacaccttaaacctacgcccccgagtaattgacccctctaccctgggaaaaagcctctgactatccaaacagATATGTTCATCTGTTTCCCAAAACCATTCAGACAGTCACGCATTATCTCAAAATACACATGGCTAATAATAAAATGAAAATGGTCTCAACTGCACCCCTAAAACCTTTAAACAATGTTGGCATGTAAAAAATAAAGTcacctgattgattgattgatatttattgacacatgtaccgaaatacagtgaaaagtatttttctgcagccaagggaacgtacacagtacgtacatagtagacaaaagaataatcgacaaagtacattgacagtggtgtatcaacaaatagtgattagttacagtgcgaaacaaggccaaacaagagcggcatagggcgtcgtgaatagtgttcttccagggaacagatcagcccaagggagagtcgttgaggagtctggtagctgtggggaagaagctgttcctatgtctggatgtgcgggtcttcagacttctgtattttctggctgatggaagggtctggaaaaggGCACtgtctgggtgtgaggggtctctgacaattctgccttccttcctgaggcagcggaaggtgtatacagaatcaatgggaggatggtaaGTTTGTGTAATGTgttgggctgtgttcaccacactcttcagtttcttgcgatcttgggccgagcagttgccataccaagctgtaatgcagccagataggatgctctctctgtcacatctgtagatgtttgtgagagtcgatgcagacatgccaaatttctttagcttctgtaggaagtagagatgttgttgggatttcttgactgttgcaccaatgtgagtggaccaggacagactgttggtggtggtgacccccaggaacttaaagctatcgaccatctctacttctgagccattgatgcagatggggatgtgtgtcgtgctacgcttcctgaagtcgatgatcagctccttagtctttccagcatttagagagatgtggttttcagtacaccatgcaaccaagtgatctatctcccttctgtagtctgattcatctttGTTtgtgatacgacccaccacagttgtatcatctgcaaacttatagattgaattggagttgataaAGTGAAAAATATCTCATTTGTACCTCTAAAACCTTGAAGACGTCTGTCAGTAAATcaagtttaaaggtctgtgagatgaaggtgaaagatgtgcctttaaagtggtggaaatCTTGAAGTGGTTTTAACACAGTCAATTCCATTGTCTTTTGAAGTATTGGAGGCACAATGTATGATTAGGaggctgaatgctttgaactgAATTGTTTACATTGAAATTCACACTCCATTGCCTGCAAAACGCATTGTGATTGGCAGTTCCCTGAAACTTCAAAGCAatgaatcagattgtttatttttatagaTATTCAGGAATCCATTAAATCAGGGAAGTAGCTGTTTCTCTTGGCAATTATTTTTAtgagtctgcctctttgttctGGAGTGCTCCCTAGAATGTGAAGGGGCAGCCCCCATACCTGTTCTTTCCTCAGGAACAAAGAGGCAGGCTCATATGAAAAATGCGGTCAGAGAAACAGCCAGCGGgagtatcatcatagaatttacagtgcagaaggaggccattcggcccatagagtctgcaccggctcttggacccaagcccacacctccaccctatccccataacccagtaaccccacccaacactaaggg
This genomic window from Scyliorhinus torazame isolate Kashiwa2021f chromosome 2, sScyTor2.1, whole genome shotgun sequence contains:
- the LOC140388086 gene encoding uncharacterized protein, which codes for MQFADDTTVVGRITNKDESDYRREIDHLVAWCTENHISLNAGKTKELIIDFRKRSTTHIPICINGSEVEMVDSFKFLGVTTTNSLSWSTHIGATVKKSQQHLYFLQKLKKFGMSASTLTNIYRCDRESILSGCITAWYGNCSAQDRKKLKSVVNTAQHITQTYHPPIDSVYTFRCLRKEGRIVRDPSHPDSALFQTLPSARKYRSLKTRTSRHRNSFFPTATRLLNDSPLG